A window from Pichia kudriavzevii chromosome 5, complete sequence encodes these proteins:
- a CDS encoding uncharacterized protein (PKUD0E03430; similar to Saccharomyces cerevisiae YBR288C (APM3); ancestral locus Anc_2.522) has protein sequence MGFIDAIYILDTEQDPVFQYQLDPNVPSFSYIQNQLLTIKREINPQSSTSILSLESASYERIFEADPSSESIGLDPVVKLDSKWTAAWCKCEDLYILAVGTSRPGTLEVVSDDEDEGEDDDDDDDDDEGEEACEEGTAVEEDYEKDDNQVNGQETKGEEEGHWSDINQHNAFSDNDCKTTENNTQDVTEDSAKSQHIYNVLNPLQYINFFDILAQAMKMMLQTDTLTAHKIRIKSHTIVMLLQELFDASVPLISDLNQLRELLPNDSIIDKLVSATKQIQNTAASSISTFKSGYIPNIRNDNTPEPTNTFNYSTILEKSGNKFPWRSTQVKNAQNEIYIDLYETIDVTIYPKGGNKALKNLKGNYTSFPTANRNPYINSDALFSKSVIHGHIDLTTSLPGSPNLEIQLNAPYGIDLDECYPSLHHAIDKSVWTNSGGKIIELVPPDEKCKLLTYHIDLLEMGDSNPDLDISKYAGSIGVELYSGLGTNKNEFEIVLSTGCGLNSGFGTNDVNVKEIEAIEIEIFLPESASSLDLSSNEDGLGEAGRDFNGTATYGANKSTSDEDPNLQLKVLRSSTGTIIHSESGNSYKWVMDSDVVIGGRYTLRGCIGIGDCNEEKKVPIKPKFLKVNYRHHGSVPSGIKVQGVKVLSGGIKAKPFKGVKYTSKSGDFIVR, from the coding sequence ATGGGATTTATAGATGCCATCTATATTCTTGATACGGAACAAGACCCCGTATTCCAGTATCAATTGGATCCGAATGTGCCGTCTTTCTCATACATTCAGAACCAGCTACTTACAATCAAGCGTGAAATCAATCCACAGAGTTCAACTTCGATACTATCTTTAGAGAGTGCATCTTATGAAAGAATCTTTGAAGCTGACCCGTCATCTGAATCCATTGGTTTGGATCCGGTCGTGAAGTTGGACTCGAAATGGACTGCAGCATGGTGCAAATGTGAAGATCTCTATATCCTGGCTGTAGGGACTTCTCGTCCAGGAACCTTAGAAGTAGTATCTGATGACGAGGATGAGGGCGAGGAcgacgatgacgatgacgatgacgatgagGGAGAGGAAGCATGCGAAGAAGGAACAGCAGTGGAAGAAGACTATGAAAAAGATGATAATCAAGTGAATGGACAAGAGacaaaaggagaagaagaagggcATTGGTCGGACATAAATCAACACAACGCTTTCTCTGACAATGACTGtaaaacaacagaaaatAATACACAAGATGTAACTGAAGATTCAGCTAAGAGCCAGCATATTTACAATGTACTTAACCCGCTACAGtatatcaatttttttgacATTTTAGCACAAGCcatgaagatgatgttgCAAACCGATACACTAACGGCGCATAAAATAAGAATTAAATCACATACAATAGTGATGTTATTGCAAGAGTTGTTTGATGCATCTgttcctttgatttctgATCTCAACCAACTAAGAGAATTACTTCCTAACGATAGTATAATAGATAAGCTTGTTTCTGCTACcaaacaaatacaaaacaCTGCAGCATCGTCAATCTCGACCTTCAAAAGTGGCTATATACCGAACATTAGGAATGATAATACGCCAGAGCCAACAAATACCTTCAATTACTCAACAATACTAGAAAAATCCGGCAATAAATTCCCTTGGAGGTCGACACAAGTTAAGAATGctcaaaatgaaatttaTATCGATCTTTATGAAACTATAGATGTGACTATTTACCCGAAGGGTGGTAACAAGGCGCTGAAGAATTTAAAGGGAAATTATACCTCATTTCCCACTGCTAATAGAAATCCGTATATAAACTCCGATGCATTGTTCTCCAAATCGGTCATTCATGGCCATATTGATCTGACTACCTCATTGCCAGGATCGCCTAATCTAGAAATCCAGTTGAATGCACCATATGGAATAGATTTGGATGAATGCTATCCGTCCTTACACCATGCCATTGATAAGTCGGTTTGGACAAATTCGGGCGGTAAGATAATAGAGCTAGTTCCGCCTGATGAGAAATGTAAGTTGTTGACTTACCACATTGATCTCTTGGAAATGGGAGACTCGAATCCTGATTTGGATATATCAAAATATGCGGGATCGATTGGTGTTGAACTCTACTCTGGCTTAGgtacaaataaaaatgaatttGAGATTGTCCTGAGCACTGGGTGCGGACTTAATTCGGGATTTGGAACAAACGATGTCAATGTCAAGGAGAttgaagcaattgaaattgagaTTTTCCTTCCTGAATCGGCATCATCGCTTGATTTGTCATCAAATGAGGATGGTCTAGGTGAGGCCGGTAGAGACTTCAATGGTACTGCTACCTATGGAGCTAACAAGAGTACCAGTGACGAAGATCCCAACCTACAGTTGAAAGTTTTAAGGAGTAGTACAGGTACTATAATACATTCCGAATCTGGGAATAGTTACAAATGGGTGATGGACTCCGACGTTGTCATTGGTGGTAGATATACATTACGTGGGTGTATAGGAATTGGCGATTgcaatgaggaaaaaaaggttCCAATAAAGCCAAAATTCTTGAAAGTGAATTACAGACATCATGGCAGTGTCCCAAGTGGCATTAAAGTTCAAGGGGTCAAGGTTTTATCTGGTGGAATCAAGGCCAAACCATTCAAGGGTGTCAAATACACTTCTAAAAGTGGCGACTTTATTGTTCgataa